Proteins from one Gammaproteobacteria bacterium genomic window:
- a CDS encoding MurR/RpiR family transcriptional regulator yields the protein MTNKAKTTLNFVEVMQQLSDILGESAPQQYKAVKYILDHPEDVALKSMRHIARDAGVKPTTISRLSKNLGFNKYAEFRAPFVQRLTKPDTDFVSRLENVQQQGSKNITALFEQIREQDIANIQSSLANDKLLELLASTETLNASERVYILGLR from the coding sequence ATGACAAACAAAGCAAAAACAACTTTAAATTTTGTTGAAGTTATGCAACAACTTTCCGACATACTGGGTGAATCTGCGCCACAACAGTACAAAGCGGTGAAATATATACTCGATCACCCCGAGGATGTTGCCTTGAAATCGATGCGTCACATTGCCAGGGATGCCGGGGTTAAGCCCACAACGATCAGTCGTTTGAGCAAAAATCTGGGCTTTAATAAATACGCGGAATTTCGCGCGCCCTTTGTTCAGAGGCTGACAAAACCTGACACCGATTTTGTATCACGCCTTGAAAATGTTCAGCAGCAAGGATCAAAAAATATTACCGCCTTGTTTGAGCAAATTCGCGAACAAGATATTGCAAACATTCAATCCAGTCTGGCTAATGACAAACTCTTGGAATTACTCGCTTCAACCGAAACCCTGAATGCCAGTGAACGAGTGTATATTTTAGGCTTACG